The Syntrophotalea acetylenivorans genome contains the following window.
ATCTCCCCCGCCGGTAAGAATGGCTATCGACTTGATCATTACTGAGTCCCTTTCGTTAAAACAACCCATCGCCCCATAGCTGAAATCAACGGTGTTCCAATCGATCAAATAACAGACTGGCAGCGCCAAGAATACCGGCTCGATCGGCAAGGCATGACTTAACCAGGTGCAGTTGTTGTCGGTTGACTGCAAAAGCACGCCGGGCTAACTCCTGCTCCAACGATGGCAGCAGCAAGTCTAAGCAACCGCTAAGTCCTCCGGCAAAAACCACGCCTTCTAAATTCAATAAATTGACAACTCCGGCAATCCCCTGCCCGAGATAACGACCGGCTAAATCAAAGGCCTTTTGAGCGAGGGGGTCGCCTTGGCGAGCCAGGTCAGCGATACCAAAAGAATCAAGGTCATTTGCTCCCCTGCCAACGCCCAACTCCTGAAAAGTTCTAACGATCCCTTGGCCAGAGGCATACTGTTCAAGGCAGCCGTGGGAACCACAACCACACGGTCGACCTTCTGCCTCAACAGCCAAATGGCCTATTTCTCCAGCTCCGCCGTATTTCCCCTGCCAGAGCTGGCGATGCAGAATCAATCCACCTCCGACTCCGGTTCCCAGGGTAATCGTCAAAAAGGAATCGAAAGGCTGACCACCACCATATTGGGCTTCTCCCCAGGCAATAGCATTGGCGTCGTTAATCACCAGAGCAGGTGAATTAAGCTCTCGCTGTA
Protein-coding sequences here:
- a CDS encoding ROK family protein — translated: MNRAVAIGIDLGGTNCRGALVSQSGQVSGWRSIETELTDNLTVFLKSLTVFCQDLRTAAAEMGLDVVGIGCGAAGVVDPSGKIRSAPNLQLLNRFDLQGHLQRELNSPALVINDANAIAWGEAQYGGGQPFDSFLTITLGTGVGGGLILHRQLWQGKYGGAGEIGHLAVEAEGRPCGCGSHGCLEQYASGQGIVRTFQELGVGRGANDLDSFGIADLARQGDPLAQKAFDLAGRYLGQGIAGVVNLLNLEGVVFAGGLSGCLDLLLPSLEQELARRAFAVNRQQLHLVKSCLADRAGILGAASLLFDRLEHR